One part of the Treponema peruense genome encodes these proteins:
- a CDS encoding RNA-binding domain-containing protein, producing the protein MMNFEELNIETLKEGNHFEAKLAKGGIPNSLWETYSSFANTDGGIILLGVKENKDHTFMIEDIEKPEQMVKTFWDNINNKKIVNINILSNSDVEIKEIGGKHTICITVPRAERIYRPVFKGTDMFAGTYRRNGEGDYLCSKEEVSAIFRDAGQVTQDNKIITEISLDTLCKETIAHYRQRFVLIHQGHVWNDLSDIDFLKKLGAAKINSEDGKVYPTAAGLLMFGYESEILYEYPQYFLDYQEHFDESTRWSDRIVSSSGEWSGNLFDFFFKTFNKLSEDVKKPFILNGITRVDDTPVHKAIREVLLNTLANADYYGRRGVVIKKYKDHFSFENPGLFRISIKEAFDGGVSDPRNATILKMFSMIDIGERAGSGIPGIVSVWSKEYGYEPEYFQAVNPERTCTVLKLKSDSLNDSLNDSLNLSDSENKVFSEIKKNNAVTIEELIKLAGISEPTVNRCLKSLKEKGVLDREGSKKTGSWKILE; encoded by the coding sequence ATGATGAACTTTGAAGAACTTAACATAGAGACTTTGAAGGAAGGAAACCATTTTGAAGCAAAACTTGCAAAAGGTGGAATTCCTAACAGCCTGTGGGAAACTTACTCATCATTTGCTAATACTGATGGAGGAATAATCCTTCTTGGTGTGAAAGAAAACAAAGATCATACCTTTATGATAGAAGATATTGAAAAGCCTGAACAGATGGTAAAAACCTTTTGGGATAACATAAACAACAAAAAAATCGTAAACATAAATATTCTCAGCAATAGTGATGTTGAAATTAAGGAAATTGGAGGAAAACATACTATTTGTATTACAGTTCCACGTGCAGAACGAATTTATCGCCCTGTTTTCAAAGGAACAGATATGTTTGCAGGAACATATAGAAGAAATGGAGAAGGGGATTATCTTTGTTCCAAAGAAGAAGTCTCTGCCATTTTTAGGGATGCTGGACAAGTTACCCAGGATAATAAAATTATTACTGAAATAAGCCTTGATACTCTTTGTAAGGAAACAATTGCACATTACAGACAGCGTTTCGTTCTGATTCATCAGGGACATGTTTGGAATGATCTTTCTGATATAGATTTCTTGAAAAAACTCGGTGCTGCAAAAATCAATTCAGAAGATGGAAAGGTTTATCCGACTGCAGCAGGGCTTTTGATGTTTGGTTATGAATCAGAAATCCTGTATGAATATCCTCAGTATTTTCTTGATTATCAGGAGCACTTTGATGAATCAACAAGATGGTCAGACAGGATTGTTTCAAGTTCCGGCGAATGGAGCGGAAATTTATTTGACTTTTTCTTTAAGACTTTCAATAAACTTTCAGAGGATGTAAAAAAACCTTTCATTCTTAATGGAATTACAAGAGTTGATGATACACCTGTTCACAAGGCAATTCGTGAAGTTCTTTTGAATACTCTTGCAAATGCGGATTATTATGGACGACGTGGAGTTGTTATAAAAAAATATAAAGATCATTTTTCTTTTGAAAATCCTGGATTATTCAGAATAAGCATTAAGGAAGCTTTTGACGGCGGAGTATCAGATCCGCGCAATGCAACAATCTTAAAAATGTTTTCAATGATTGATATTGGTGAGCGGGCTGGAAGTGGAATTCCTGGAATTGTTTCTGTCTGGAGTAAGGAATATGGATATGAACCTGAATATTTTCAGGCTGTAAATCCTGAAAGAACTTGTACTGTTTTGAAATTAAAGAGTGATAGTTTAAATGATAGTTTAAATGATAGTTTAAATCTTTCTGACAGTGAAAACAAAGTTTTTTCTGAAATAAAAAAGAATAATGCAGTAACTATTGAAGAATTAATAAAGTTGGCTGGTATTTCTGAACCAACAGTGAACCGTTGTTTGAAATCGTTGAAAGAAAAGGGAGTTCTTGATAGAGAAGGATCAAAGAAAACTGGCAGTTGGAAAATATTAGAGTAG
- a CDS encoding TrmH family RNA methyltransferase: protein MIAPDKLFQLTAGQKRRKLALTFGELERDIAGIAESGLEYNFKKLTRLEYTRELAKIVLDDPKLPQDAAKRIAALLSEKDTDERRLCNEARNALLAVIGTFPAEWDLVIAPHANEKLSVQKRSFFKGVSVYAEDIRSPFNVGSIFRTAEAMGCESVYISPQCTDPEQSKALRSGMGCIETMGYTRCPLEELPKDRPVFVLETGGTPINEFNFPKEGIVIIGSEELGVSPEALHRASYGRVTIPMTGLKASLNVGVAFGILMQAWTNALLKNN, encoded by the coding sequence ATGATAGCACCCGACAAACTTTTTCAGCTTACGGCGGGACAAAAAAGACGCAAACTGGCACTTACCTTTGGTGAACTGGAACGTGACATAGCTGGAATAGCAGAGAGCGGTCTGGAATATAACTTTAAAAAACTGACACGATTGGAATACACGCGCGAACTTGCAAAAATCGTACTGGACGACCCCAAACTTCCCCAGGATGCCGCAAAAAGAATAGCCGCACTTCTTTCAGAAAAAGACACAGACGAGCGGCGCTTATGCAACGAAGCAAGAAATGCGCTGCTTGCAGTAATAGGAACCTTCCCGGCAGAATGGGATCTTGTAATAGCACCACACGCAAACGAAAAACTCAGCGTACAAAAGCGCAGCTTCTTTAAGGGAGTAAGCGTCTATGCAGAAGACATCCGCTCGCCGTTCAACGTAGGTTCAATATTCCGCACGGCAGAAGCAATGGGCTGTGAAAGCGTGTATATTTCACCGCAATGCACCGACCCCGAACAAAGCAAAGCATTAAGAAGTGGAATGGGCTGCATAGAAACGATGGGTTACACAAGATGCCCGCTCGAAGAACTTCCAAAAGACAGGCCGGTTTTTGTACTAGAAACCGGCGGAACACCAATAAATGAATTCAACTTTCCAAAAGAAGGAATAGTAATAATAGGCTCAGAAGAACTTGGCGTAAGTCCGGAAGCACTCCACAGGGCAAGCTACGGGCGCGTAACAATTCCAATGACAGGCCTTAAAGCGTCACTTAACGTAGGAGTTGCCTTTGGAATTCTTATGCAGGCATGGACAAATGCCCTTCTAAAAAACAACTGA
- a CDS encoding pectinesterase family protein, which yields MLELNVNARSPAAINTAFKKIKEMVTSGAVSKTTPVHILLEPGSYREIVKYNMSNPLVMEGVSGAGPQDCVIQADNCESFNKGAENRSILSFGPNCTNITLKNFSVTNAHLKNSADTNALSDSAEALSWNNTTGTLFAENMHFEGRKNTLGLKGFSWFLNSYVSGDVDFIYGECDTALFEDCEIHVREDNRGDFDGYAVKSNALAEKSGFVFLSCRFTAEKRRKSSVYVYRTEGRGSSASPKNWDSAAFINCYISDVFDPELAWDDDMSMQIYPRGNAKNGIREYNTRVVTKSGKVSEDDTSRRNIRSYTMTEDDYFRGYASRYLILHDTPFAAITQEI from the coding sequence ATGCTAGAACTTAATGTTAATGCACGGTCGCCGGCCGCGATAAATACTGCATTTAAGAAAATCAAGGAAATGGTAACCAGCGGTGCCGTTTCAAAGACTACTCCTGTTCATATTCTTCTTGAACCCGGTTCCTACAGAGAGATTGTAAAATACAACATGTCCAATCCCCTTGTCATGGAAGGCGTTTCCGGCGCAGGTCCGCAGGATTGTGTAATTCAGGCCGACAACTGTGAATCTTTTAACAAGGGTGCAGAAAACCGCAGCATTCTTTCATTTGGCCCTAACTGTACAAACATCACTTTAAAAAATTTTTCGGTAACAAATGCCCATTTGAAAAATTCCGCAGACACAAACGCATTGTCAGACAGTGCCGAAGCTCTTTCGTGGAACAACACAACCGGAACTCTTTTTGCCGAAAATATGCATTTTGAAGGCCGCAAAAATACACTTGGCCTTAAGGGATTCAGCTGGTTTTTGAACAGTTATGTAAGCGGCGACGTAGATTTTATATATGGTGAATGCGATACGGCTTTGTTCGAAGACTGCGAGATTCATGTTCGTGAGGATAACCGTGGTGATTTTGACGGGTATGCTGTAAAAAGCAATGCCCTTGCAGAAAAGAGCGGTTTTGTTTTCCTTTCATGCCGTTTTACTGCAGAAAAGAGACGCAAGAGCAGCGTGTATGTTTACAGAACAGAAGGCCGAGGATCTTCTGCTTCCCCAAAGAACTGGGACAGCGCGGCATTCATTAACTGCTACATAAGTGATGTTTTTGACCCTGAACTTGCGTGGGATGACGATATGTCAATGCAGATTTACCCGCGTGGAAATGCAAAAAACGGAATTCGCGAGTACAATACGCGTGTTGTTACAAAGAGCGGTAAAGTAAGTGAAGATGACACTTCACGCAGGAATATACGCTCTTACACAATGACAGAAGATGATTACTTTCGCGGTTATGCAAGCCGTTATCTGATACTGCATGATACACCGTTTGCTGCTATTACACAGGAAATTTAG
- a CDS encoding HDOD domain-containing protein, with protein MAQIKKIKVDASKVQLAIRAGIPLTLTTYTLPHAMEEYICEILKIFLEDLGQNHMVDSLTYCIKELVNNAKKANTKRIYFQEKGLDINNYSDYEKGMKTFKQDTLNNIRYYMELQRRKGYYIKVSLQTRNNKIKIEVRNRAELTVFEYKRIHDKITRAQQYSSVEDGLVQLLDESEGAGLGLVIMILVLRKIGLTEENFQVKCENGETITRLILPFSAATLNDINALSTEFVNLIDGLPEFDENIMQINRIIDDPKSKMSDIAMKISNDVSLTAELLKMVNSAAYVLSTPCSSIGDAVKIAGIRGIRNLLFSIGTMHKLTVNSTGKNKEMWDHSYRVAFYAYNIARNFCAKDRGCVDDSYVCGLLHDMGKIIFENAMPDVLYKINSLCTMRGIEPELFERMISGVNHGELGAKIAQKWNFPQVFVDVIRYHHEPAEAPENVRKLTSVIYVADIMTHYEEGKVLFEDIDSAVLKTIGIEKEEQFHGISEKLSHAFRREK; from the coding sequence ATGGCACAGATAAAAAAGATAAAAGTCGACGCTTCCAAAGTTCAGCTGGCAATCAGAGCCGGAATTCCGCTGACACTTACTACATATACTCTTCCGCATGCGATGGAAGAATATATCTGTGAAATTCTAAAAATTTTTCTAGAAGATTTGGGCCAGAACCACATGGTCGACAGCCTTACTTACTGCATTAAGGAACTTGTAAACAACGCAAAAAAAGCCAACACCAAGCGCATTTATTTTCAGGAAAAAGGGCTTGATATAAACAATTATTCTGATTATGAAAAAGGAATGAAGACCTTTAAGCAGGATACCCTCAACAATATCCGCTATTATATGGAACTTCAGCGCAGAAAAGGCTACTACATTAAGGTTTCGCTTCAGACACGCAATAATAAAATCAAAATAGAAGTACGCAACCGGGCTGAACTTACTGTTTTTGAATACAAGCGCATTCATGACAAGATTACCCGCGCACAGCAGTATTCGTCTGTAGAAGACGGACTTGTACAGCTTTTGGATGAGTCAGAGGGAGCCGGTCTTGGTCTTGTTATAATGATTCTTGTTCTGCGCAAAATTGGCCTTACCGAAGAGAACTTCCAGGTTAAATGCGAAAATGGCGAGACAATTACAAGACTTATTCTTCCGTTCAGTGCGGCTACACTCAATGATATTAATGCTCTTTCTACTGAATTTGTTAATCTTATTGACGGGCTTCCTGAATTTGACGAAAACATTATGCAGATTAACCGCATTATTGATGACCCCAAGAGCAAAATGAGCGATATTGCCATGAAGATTTCAAACGATGTGTCGCTTACTGCCGAACTTCTTAAAATGGTTAACTCTGCCGCATACGTTTTGTCTACTCCGTGCAGTTCTATTGGAGACGCCGTTAAAATAGCCGGAATCCGCGGTATACGCAACCTTTTGTTTTCTATCGGAACTATGCATAAACTTACGGTCAATTCAACCGGCAAAAACAAAGAGATGTGGGACCATTCCTACCGTGTGGCTTTTTATGCATACAATATCGCGCGCAATTTCTGTGCAAAAGACAGAGGTTGTGTAGATGACAGTTATGTATGTGGTCTTCTGCATGATATGGGCAAGATTATTTTTGAAAACGCCATGCCCGATGTCCTTTACAAGATTAATTCCCTCTGTACCATGCGCGGAATTGAACCCGAACTTTTCGAAAGAATGATTTCGGGCGTTAACCACGGCGAACTTGGTGCAAAGATTGCACAGAAGTGGAATTTTCCGCAGGTTTTTGTTGATGTAATCCGCTATCACCACGAGCCCGCTGAAGCTCCTGAAAATGTGCGCAAACTTACCAGCGTAATCTATGTTGCAGACATTATGACTCATTACGAGGAAGGCAAGGTTTTGTTCGAAGATATTGATTCCGCAGTGCTCAAGACTATTGGAATAGAAAAAGAAGAGCAGTTCCACGGAATTTCTGAAAAGCTGAGCCACGCATTCAGGCGCGAAAAATAA
- a CDS encoding TIGR02757 family protein, translating into MNDQTKATLIELAQKYETAAFLKKDPSQFMHRYNSVQDKEIVAFISANLAFGRREQILLHIEQILDRSGSSPAQWILDKKYESFFPESAASFYRMYTFSSMRLFFDTIRKILNESETLGAHMQKLYETARNGNAKYAAAFSGSPLLAPLISSLFPSECNLIPHTAESASKKLNMFLRWMVRGNSPVDLGLWTWYPKQDLLMPLDTHVMQEATNLELIPPALSGKPRAASLKTAVQLTECLRQVFPDDPVRADFALFGLGADKSGS; encoded by the coding sequence ATGAATGACCAGACAAAAGCCACTCTTATTGAACTTGCACAAAAATATGAAACGGCAGCGTTTCTAAAAAAAGACCCGTCACAGTTTATGCACAGATATAATTCCGTACAGGATAAGGAAATAGTTGCTTTTATTTCGGCAAATCTGGCTTTTGGGCGCCGCGAACAGATTCTTTTGCACATAGAGCAGATTCTTGACCGCTCCGGCTCTTCCCCTGCACAGTGGATTCTGGACAAAAAATATGAATCTTTTTTTCCAGAGTCGGCCGCATCTTTTTACAGAATGTACACTTTTTCTTCGATGCGCCTGTTTTTTGACACAATAAGGAAAATTCTTAACGAAAGCGAAACTCTTGGCGCGCACATGCAAAAACTTTACGAAACGGCGCGCAACGGTAATGCTAAATATGCAGCGGCCTTCAGCGGCTCTCCACTACTGGCACCACTTATCTCAAGTCTTTTTCCCTCAGAATGCAATCTTATTCCGCATACAGCAGAAAGTGCCTCAAAAAAGCTGAATATGTTTCTGCGCTGGATGGTAAGGGGCAATTCTCCTGTAGACCTGGGGCTATGGACTTGGTACCCCAAGCAGGATCTTCTTATGCCACTGGACACACACGTCATGCAGGAAGCAACAAATCTTGAACTTATACCGCCGGCCCTGTCCGGTAAACCGCGCGCCGCTTCTCTCAAAACCGCCGTTCAATTAACGGAATGCCTGCGGCAGGTGTTTCCCGATGACCCGGTGCGCGCGGACTTTGCACTCTTTGGACTTGGTGCAGACAAAAGCGGCTCTTAA
- the rsmI gene encoding 16S rRNA (cytidine(1402)-2'-O)-methyltransferase yields the protein MSELYIVATPIGNLGDITFRALETLKSVDVIAAEDTRHTLQLLNHFEIRKPLISCRSQNEKFASEKIIALLDEGKNVAYASDAGTPGISDPGAILAGTVRQAGHTVIPIPGASAFATLASVAGAGGKTLVFEGFLSPKPGRRKARLRELMATGYAVILYESPFRIVKLLKDIAEIDSTRRVVVGRELTKMHEEITDAAASEVLESYASRSKIQGEFAVFIAGDKNAKLSDESSDNVSEAGYYDDRQDFRS from the coding sequence GTGTCCGAACTATATATTGTAGCAACACCCATAGGAAACTTGGGCGATATTACATTCCGCGCGCTGGAAACGCTAAAAAGCGTCGATGTAATTGCGGCAGAAGATACAAGGCATACTCTTCAGCTGTTGAATCATTTTGAAATACGCAAACCGCTCATAAGCTGCCGCTCGCAGAACGAAAAGTTTGCGTCAGAAAAGATAATCGCACTTCTTGATGAAGGCAAAAACGTAGCCTACGCAAGCGACGCAGGAACTCCGGGAATAAGCGACCCCGGCGCAATACTAGCCGGAACCGTCAGACAAGCCGGACACACAGTAATTCCCATTCCGGGAGCAAGCGCCTTTGCAACATTGGCAAGTGTAGCCGGAGCAGGAGGAAAAACCCTGGTTTTTGAAGGATTTCTTTCCCCAAAACCGGGACGCAGAAAGGCAAGACTTCGCGAACTTATGGCAACGGGATACGCCGTAATACTTTACGAAAGTCCCTTCAGAATAGTAAAATTACTGAAGGATATTGCCGAAATTGACAGTACAAGGCGTGTAGTTGTAGGCCGCGAACTTACAAAAATGCACGAAGAAATAACGGACGCCGCCGCAAGCGAAGTACTTGAATCATACGCTTCCAGAAGCAAAATTCAGGGAGAATTCGCAGTTTTCATTGCCGGTGACAAAAATGCTAAACTTTCAGACGAAAGTTCCGATAATGTAAGTGAGGCAGGATATTATGATGATAGACAAGATTTCAGGAGTTAA
- a CDS encoding sugar kinase yields MKVVTFGELLLRLEPEGYYRFVQVDKMTSTFGGAEANVAVSLANFGIDSYYVTKLPCHEIGQSAVNSLRRFGVHTEYISRGGSRVGIYYNERGASQRPSKCIYDRAHSSIAESVPEDFDWDSIFKDCSWFHLTGVTPALGGNLPLICEQACAAAKKAGAIVSVDLNYRSKLWTREEARAVMERICRYVDVCVSNEEDARDVFGIEACGSDVENGLINRESYKEVAVKLAQKFGFKKVAVTLRKSVNANNNRWSALLYDGSEFYLSREYDMVIVDRLGGGDSFCAGLIYSLLNGFNSRNAVEFASAASCLKHSVEGDFNMVTADEVNRLARGDITGRIQR; encoded by the coding sequence ATGAAAGTTGTTACATTCGGCGAGCTGCTTCTGAGACTGGAACCGGAAGGTTACTACAGGTTTGTTCAGGTAGACAAAATGACTTCCACCTTTGGAGGGGCAGAAGCGAATGTTGCTGTTTCGCTGGCCAATTTTGGAATTGACTCTTATTACGTGACAAAACTTCCCTGTCATGAGATAGGTCAGAGCGCGGTTAACTCTTTGCGTCGTTTTGGTGTTCATACTGAATATATTTCGCGCGGTGGAAGCCGTGTCGGCATTTATTACAATGAGCGCGGGGCAAGTCAGCGGCCTTCAAAGTGCATTTACGACCGTGCACATTCTTCTATTGCAGAAAGTGTCCCCGAAGATTTTGACTGGGATTCAATATTCAAAGACTGCAGCTGGTTTCATCTGACCGGCGTTACGCCAGCCCTCGGAGGGAATCTTCCTCTTATTTGCGAACAGGCATGTGCTGCTGCAAAGAAAGCCGGAGCCATAGTGAGTGTAGATTTAAATTACAGAAGCAAGCTTTGGACACGTGAAGAGGCGCGCGCTGTAATGGAAAGAATATGCCGTTATGTAGATGTATGTGTCTCAAACGAAGAAGACGCGCGCGACGTGTTTGGAATAGAAGCCTGCGGTTCCGATGTAGAAAACGGTCTTATTAACCGCGAGTCGTATAAAGAAGTTGCAGTTAAGCTTGCACAGAAATTTGGCTTTAAAAAAGTGGCTGTTACTCTTCGCAAATCTGTTAACGCAAACAACAACCGCTGGAGTGCACTGCTTTATGACGGAAGTGAATTTTATCTGAGCCGCGAATATGACATGGTGATAGTTGACAGGCTTGGTGGCGGTGACAGTTTCTGCGCAGGGCTTATTTATTCTTTGCTGAACGGTTTTAACAGCCGGAATGCAGTGGAATTTGCGTCTGCCGCATCTTGTCTTAAACACAGTGTTGAAGGCGATTTTAATATGGTAACAGCCGACGAAGTAAACAGACTGGCGCGCGGTGATATTACCGGCCGCATTCAGCGTTAG
- a CDS encoding iron-containing alcohol dehydrogenase, translated as MTDFIFKISPNIILGPYTVTRLGQNALEWGSRYMVIMDPILKETGTAEKITAPLAERKIEYFVFDELTQAADTQTLETILNLARNSHIHGIIAAGGGKTLALAKAACALFNEPHTSYDYIDGGTPTAGTIPLICVPTTIRDAFLFTDRVPLCDSRSGSAKIIKTQNGICKLVLWDPNLELTLTDKQSAAMGLETFSMALEAYLSRKSTFFSDMLIEKALQLMSYAADGSPTLTVTTPPEVLYTQAGCMASLGLASCSAGASTLLSLTINTRYKIPRALVSAILLPYIIEDATTFAAAKLAKIADIYRITDSNEDTDEKKALSLAEYIRQRIAKINIPARLKDLSLSIEQLSLAVEDAGQTDLIDSLQRSMTTDDLFELIKKAY; from the coding sequence ATGACAGATTTCATATTCAAAATTTCACCAAATATCATACTTGGTCCCTACACAGTAACACGGCTGGGACAAAATGCTCTGGAATGGGGTTCACGCTACATGGTAATAATGGACCCTATCCTCAAAGAAACCGGCACTGCAGAAAAAATAACGGCACCACTCGCAGAACGCAAAATAGAATATTTTGTCTTTGACGAACTTACACAGGCTGCCGACACCCAGACTCTTGAAACAATACTCAACCTTGCCAGAAATTCCCACATACACGGAATAATCGCTGCAGGCGGTGGAAAAACACTCGCTCTTGCAAAAGCTGCCTGCGCACTTTTTAACGAACCGCACACTTCCTACGACTACATAGACGGCGGTACACCAACAGCAGGCACAATTCCGCTTATATGCGTACCTACAACAATAAGAGACGCTTTTCTTTTCACAGACAGAGTTCCCCTCTGCGACTCACGTTCAGGAAGCGCAAAAATAATAAAAACACAGAACGGTATTTGCAAACTGGTTCTCTGGGACCCCAATCTTGAACTCACGCTTACCGACAAACAAAGTGCCGCAATGGGTCTCGAAACATTCAGCATGGCACTCGAAGCTTATTTAAGCCGCAAATCAACTTTCTTCAGCGACATGCTTATAGAAAAAGCGCTCCAGCTCATGTCATACGCGGCAGACGGCTCCCCTACGCTAACAGTCACAACCCCACCCGAAGTTCTTTATACACAGGCCGGCTGCATGGCATCACTCGGACTGGCATCCTGTTCAGCAGGAGCTTCGACACTTTTGTCACTGACAATCAATACACGCTATAAAATACCGCGTGCACTGGTAAGCGCAATACTTCTTCCTTACATAATCGAAGATGCAACAACATTTGCAGCCGCAAAACTCGCCAAAATTGCCGACATCTACAGAATAACAGACAGCAACGAAGACACTGACGAAAAAAAAGCCCTGTCACTTGCCGAATACATAAGGCAGCGCATTGCCAAAATAAACATTCCGGCCCGTCTCAAAGACCTTTCGCTCAGTATAGAACAGCTTTCACTCGCAGTAGAAGACGCAGGACAAACAGATCTAATAGATTCCCTCCAGCGCAGCATGACAACAGATGACCTGTTTGAACTAATAAAGAAGGCATACTGA
- a CDS encoding alanine/glycine:cation symporter family protein, translated as MFEEILGKIDDIVWGIPTIALILVTGIVVTIATKGIQFSKLGRAFKGIFKQNEGHGELSGFAALCTALSATIGTGNIVGVATAVVAGGPGALFWMWVAAILGTATKFSECMLSIKYREVKPDGHVLGGPFYTIEKGMGKNWKWLAVLFAIFGTFVGLFGIGTFTQVNGICGAVQNAFDPENAHIAFSLFGHDYSWAIVIGGAVITICTALVVIGGLKRISKVAEKIVPVMAIIYVFLGLSVIIMNATKIPAAFGLIFKSAFGWTAVAGGAAGYVLKQVTDSMQKGIARGIFSNEAGLGSAPIAASAVQTNEPVEQGLVNMTGTVIDTLIICTMTGITLVIAGMNEGIWTNLTSASGEPLKGAALTAASFSKVLGGDQHSVQFLLMLCLVFFAFTTILGWDYYSERCLEYLSGGKMGIVKVYRWLYIIAVAIGPYMTISAVWTIADITNGLMAIPNCISLLVLSGIIAKETKVYFNKCPTL; from the coding sequence ATGTTTGAAGAAATCCTTGGTAAAATTGATGACATTGTATGGGGAATTCCTACAATCGCGCTCATCCTTGTAACTGGTATTGTTGTTACAATAGCAACAAAGGGAATCCAGTTTTCAAAATTAGGCCGTGCTTTTAAGGGCATTTTCAAGCAGAACGAAGGTCATGGTGAACTTTCGGGATTTGCAGCTCTTTGTACAGCACTTTCTGCTACAATCGGAACAGGAAATATCGTTGGTGTTGCAACAGCAGTTGTTGCCGGCGGACCGGGCGCTCTCTTCTGGATGTGGGTTGCCGCTATTCTGGGAACAGCAACAAAGTTTTCTGAATGTATGCTTTCTATCAAATACCGCGAAGTAAAACCGGACGGACACGTTCTTGGCGGACCGTTCTATACTATAGAAAAGGGAATGGGAAAGAACTGGAAGTGGCTTGCAGTTCTCTTTGCCATCTTTGGAACTTTCGTTGGTCTTTTTGGTATCGGAACATTTACCCAGGTAAACGGAATTTGCGGTGCTGTCCAGAATGCATTCGACCCCGAAAATGCACACATTGCATTCAGCCTGTTTGGTCACGACTATTCATGGGCAATAGTAATCGGTGGTGCAGTTATTACAATTTGTACAGCCTTGGTTGTTATTGGCGGACTCAAGCGCATTTCAAAAGTAGCAGAAAAAATTGTTCCGGTTATGGCAATTATTTATGTCTTCCTTGGACTTTCTGTAATCATAATGAACGCAACAAAGATTCCGGCTGCATTCGGGCTTATCTTTAAGAGCGCATTTGGATGGACTGCTGTTGCCGGTGGTGCAGCAGGTTATGTTCTTAAACAGGTTACCGATTCTATGCAGAAAGGTATTGCGCGCGGTATTTTCAGTAACGAAGCAGGACTTGGTTCAGCTCCAATCGCGGCTTCTGCTGTTCAGACAAACGAACCTGTTGAACAGGGACTTGTTAACATGACAGGTACAGTTATTGATACACTTATTATTTGTACAATGACAGGTATTACCCTTGTTATAGCCGGAATGAATGAAGGTATCTGGACTAACCTTACAAGCGCTTCGGGCGAACCACTTAAGGGTGCAGCTCTTACGGCAGCATCTTTCTCTAAAGTTCTTGGAGGAGACCAGCACAGCGTTCAGTTCCTTCTTATGCTTTGTCTTGTGTTCTTTGCATTTACTACAATACTTGGATGGGACTACTATTCAGAAAGGTGTCTTGAATATCTTTCTGGCGGAAAAATGGGAATTGTTAAGGTATACAGATGGCTTTATATTATTGCCGTTGCAATCGGACCTTATATGACAATTTCTGCTGTATGGACAATTGCCGATATTACAAACGGTCTTATGGCTATTCCTAACTGTATTTCCCTTCTTGTTCTGAGCGGAATTATCGCAAAGGAAACAAAGGTCTACTTTAACAAGTGCCCGACACTGTAA
- a CDS encoding flagellar biosynthesis anti-sigma factor FlgM — MMIDKISGVNPLTSLTNTKRTSTTQSVKVSSDEITLSDEAKAMAEARMISQIADETPDVRSELVEQIKQKIQDPNYLNEATIASTADRILSAYGF, encoded by the coding sequence ATGATGATAGACAAGATTTCAGGAGTTAATCCTTTAACCAGTTTAACGAATACCAAGCGCACAAGTACTACTCAGAGTGTTAAGGTTTCTTCTGATGAAATCACTCTTTCAGACGAAGCAAAGGCAATGGCAGAAGCCCGCATGATTAGCCAGATTGCGGATGAAACACCCGATGTTCGTTCCGAGCTTGTCGAACAGATCAAGCAGAAAATTCAGGATCCGAACTATCTTAACGAAGCCACAATTGCTTCAACAGCAGACAGAATTCTCAGCGCATACGGATTCTAA